The Pogona vitticeps strain Pit_001003342236 chromosome 3, PviZW2.1, whole genome shotgun sequence genome includes a window with the following:
- the FRMPD2 gene encoding FERM and PDZ domain-containing protein 2 isoform X9 has translation MKGYINASYIRVPVDKDELFYISTQGPLACTTNDFWQMVWENHSNVIAMITRETEHGISKCHRYWPEPPHVSMDLIQFQLQLINYQILDCFVIRLVELVSKQTQERRIVYHLQFTTWPDHGTPRSSKHLVKFVRYMRKIHQTGPIIAHCSAGIGRSGVLLCVDILLRYIEKDIYFDIKQIVTHLRHQRFGMIQTKEQYMFCYEIALEVLKNIQSMGSQLLQ, from the exons ATGAAAGGCTACATCAATGCCAGTTATATCCGTGTGCCAGTGGACAAAGATGAACTCTTTTACATCTCCACCCAGGGTCCTCTGGCTTGCACCACAAATGACTTCTGGCAAATGGTCTGGGAAAACCATTCCAACGTCATTGCCATGATCACGAGGGAAACGGAACATGGGATATCTAAATGCCATCGATACTGGCCAGAGCCTCCCCATGTTTCTATGGATTTGATCCAGTTTCAGCTGCAGTTGATTAACTATCAGATTCTGGATTGCTTTGTCATTAGACTGGTAGAACTGGTGAGCAAACAG ACACAAGAGAGACGCATTGTATATCACCTTCAGTTTACAACCTGGCCAGACCATGGCACTCCCAGATCATCAAAACATCTTGTTAAATTTGTTCGCTACATGAGGAAAATTCATCAGACAGGCCCTATCATTGCACATTGCAGTGCTGGCATCGGAAGGAGTGGGGTGCTGCTTTGCGTGGATATTTTGTTGCGCTATATAGAAAAAGATATATAT ttTGACATCAAGCAGATAGTAACACACCTGAGACATCAGCGCTTTGGCATGATTCAGACCAAG GAGCAGTATATGTTTTGCTATGAAATAGCTCTTGAAGTTCTGAAGAACATTCAGAGTATGGGCTCCCAGTTACTGCAGTAA